A window of the Cucurbita pepo subsp. pepo cultivar mu-cu-16 chromosome LG01, ASM280686v2, whole genome shotgun sequence genome harbors these coding sequences:
- the LOC111811472 gene encoding uncharacterized protein LOC111811472 isoform X3, translating into MEGDESVVEAMDVDTPVVHTSPDDKVLNNEEPRKVEAHSEESKNSPTDNGFGDDSVHAGGGIELVTEEAPISDGVESLEKGAGQKSVEGSEQIVDTPVDQQGAELGVSGVDARNPGIKTSTSSADGSENSTSLGHDGTENAPDTRIEKALNPEVISHNDGAGKDLSKLDREESCIVETEDEDVGKSDPVDDQNPVDGGGERPNSILTYGKKCAGLKSVQVPDIAAQALESENLDSSITVPEKVVNSDRAVAVDSISLSQPNHDDEVNVAAENDGKILAPSIEVSAENEQNLNAQIECRNMESDPQSNGQGGSIGMNVEGIAVIDSNLADFENVEGMQDDQSFNVDQVGLHGEEEMEDVSGIDNDDDQIDECAEENPESSVQLHQAHYQLPLENEGDFSVSDLVWGKVRSHPWWPGQIFDPSDSSDKAMKYYKKDFFLVAYFGDCSFAWNEVSHLKPFRTHFSQEEMQSHSEAFQNAVECALEEVSRRYELGLACSCTPREAYDMIKCQVIENAGIREESSRRYGVDKSASATSFEPAKFIEYIRDLAKFPADGGDRLDLVIAKAQLTAFYRLKGHCGLPQFQSGLEDSELDSLCIETQSGDYAQHADPCQDDAQTSAYNESLEGRSSSYHKRKHNLKDGMFPKKKEKSLYELMEDVGNLDGENWSDARTTTALVSPSTKRRKTEHPIDDSGTSDGRKTISLAKVSGTAPLKQSFKIGDCIRRVASQLTGTPPIVKSISERFQRPDGSFDGHAVPESDVFLQNFDDAQRGRVNFPTEYSSLDELLGQLQLVASDPMKEYSFLNVIVCFFTDFRDSLILRQQPGSEEAMDRISSKRRGQLTSTSASPQTFEFEDMSDTYWTDRVIQNGTEVQPPRKTRKRDYQLAVPESEKALQGSRRPYKKRHSAGNHAISAEKFTGSVDQPSPAELVMNFSEVDSVPSEKTLNNMFRRFGPLREYETEVDREGGRARVVFKKSSDAEIAYGAAGRFSIFGPRLVNYQLSYVLSTLFKTSQIPRLQDQEMHLDLSTSQFQEMQLDLSSFHDHEMQLDLSSIHDQDMQLDLSSIGYQEMESVLGPNHDQESKPNYTAHLGEMQAGFSTIQYERQSDLSSMHDQELQTVFASNQETQSDIVTAQDHELCHNYTSTQLGEMQGDHTLTPHHDELPVSASAQEQNMQPVFATIKEEKTQPAITTLQEESQSVLGTIQEQETHAILDTAQLGRMQAVPSTPQEHAMQPVLAATIQENAMLPVLTSAQDHEREPQATSEEALGEPVPAMTEGQETQHSLGTKEQATQSVTIATLEQGDRQPVVLMGEAQGEAQMTPAFTEGQKTQVLDSAKEHESELDLGAKEQASQSVTVTDGQDDTHLLVLTGEESQEETQSISASMQELRTVPDVPSVQELDHDEDAVQGQELQPDPVTSEEHEAVPDSSTSQVQDVQSNHATELEQDLLPDNAINEVPEVDCDDGTHQELEAQHSTNRNQELEMDIATDQEQGKQCHDATSQEQEMKCDNATSHEQELQCANATSQEQQLRCDNATNQQEMECDNDADKKPVAKSGEAASNKQDAQTDSEQQLQADHATNQEAESNLAAQEQDIKSDGVEKHPTQDQATESDLAAIPDSETHPDPVPTKDQEMQHSPSSLEKNTD; encoded by the coding sequence ATGGAGGGTGATGAAAGTGTCGTTGAGGCTATGGATGTAGATACTCCGGTAGTTCATACTAGTCCAGATGATAAAGTTTTGAACAATGAAGAGCCTCGTAAAGTGGAGGCTCATTCTGAGGAATCGAAGAATTCTCCCACAGACAATGGGTTTGGAGATGACTCAGTGCATGCAGGTGGGGGAATCGAACTTGTAACAGAGGAAGCCCCAATAAGTGATGGGGTAGAAAGTCTGGAAAAAGGAGCAGGTCAAAAGAGTGTGGAAGGAAGTGAGCAAATTGTTGATACACCAGTTGACCAGCAGGGTGCAGAACTTGGGGTTTCCGGTGTGGATGCACGGAATCCTGGAATCAAGACTTCGACTTCTTCTGCTGATGGTAGTGAAAATTCAACTTCACTGGGCCATGATGGTACTGAAAATGCTCCAGACACACGCATTGAAAAAGCTTTGAATCCTGAAGTTATTTCTCATAATGATGGTGCAGGGAAAGACCTTTCTAAATTGGACAGGGAGGAGAGTTGTATAGTTGAGACGGAGGATGAAGATGTCGGAAAAAGTGATCCTGTAGATGATCAGAACCCAGTTGATGGAGGAGGGGAACGTCCTAATAGCATTTTGACTTATGGGAAGAAGTGTGCAGGGCTAAAGTCAGTTCAAGTCCCGGATATAGCTGCACAAGCACTTGAGAGTGAAAATTTGGATTCAAGTATAACAGTTCCTGAAAAGGTGGTGAATTCAGATCGAGCTGTAGCTGTGGATTCGATATCGTTGAGTCAACCGAACCATGATGATGAGGTAAATGTTGCAGCTGAAAATGATGGGAAAATTTTGGCTCCAAGTATTGAGGTTTCTGCTGAAAATGAGCAAAATTTGAATGCGCAGATAGAATGCAGGAATATGGAGTCGGATCCTCAATCCAATGGACAAGGTGGGAGCATTGGCATGAACGTCGAGGGAATTGCTGTTATTGATAGTAATCTGGCTGATTTTGAGAATGTGGAAGGAATGCAAGATGATCAAAGTTTCAATGTTGACCAGGTGGGATTACATGGCgaggaagaaatggaagatgtGTCGGGTATTGATAACGATGACGATCAAATTGATGAATGTGCAGAAGAGAATCCTGAAAGTTCAGTACAATTGCATCAAGCTCATTACCAATTGCCATTGGAGAATGAAGGTgatttttctgtttctgaTTTAGTGTGGGGTAAAGTGAGGAGCCATCCTTGGTGGCCAGGTCAGATATTTGATCCATCTGATTCTTCTGATAAGGcaatgaaatattataaaaaggaCTTCTTTTTGGTTGCATATTTTGGGGACTGTTCATTTGCGTGGAATGAAGTGTCTCATTTAAAACCTTTTCGAACACATTTCTCCCAAGAAGAGATGCAAAGCCATTCAGAAGCTTTCCAGAATGCTGTTGAGTGCGCTCTAGAAGAAGTCTCTCGACGATATGAATTGGGGCTAGCGTGTTCGTGTACACCAAGAGAAGCATATGACATGATTAAATGTCAGGTTATTGAAAATGCTGGTATTAGAGAAGAATCATCTAGAAGGTACGGTGTAGACAAATCTGCTAGTGCTACATCATTTGAGCCAGCTAAATTCATTGAATACATCAGGGACTTGGCAAAGTTTCCAGCTGATGGCGGCGACCGTTTGGACCTAGTGATTGCTAAGGCCCAGCTGACCGCATTTTATCGTCTAAAGGGCCATTGTGGCTTGCCTCAATTCCAATCCGGCCTGGAGGACAGTGAGTTAGACAGTTTATGCATTGAAACGCAGTCAGGTGATTACGCTCAGCATGCAGATCCTTGCCAGGATGATGCACAGACATCCGCATATAACGAGAGTTTGGAAGGACGGAGTAGTTCTTATCATAAACGCAAACATAACTTGAAGGATGGTATGTttccaaagaagaaagaaaagagtttGTATGAACTTATGGAGGACGTAGGTAATCTAGATGGAGAGAATTGGTCTGATGCAAGGACGACTACTGCATTGGTGTCACCTTCTACTAAGAGACGGAAGACAGAACATCCTATTGATGATTCTGGTACGTCGGATGGAAGGAAAACTATATCCTTGGCAAAGGTTTCTGGAACTGCACCTCTTAAACAGTCCTTCAAAATTGGTGATTGTATTCGTAGGGTTGCTAGTCAGTTGACTGGTACACCTCCAATTGTCAAGTCTATTAGTGAGAGATTCCAAAGGCCAGATGGCAGCTTTGATGGGCATGCGGTCCCTGAATCTGATGTTTTCCTTCAGAACTTTGATGATGCCCAAAGAGGTAGGGTAAATTTTCCTACAGAGTACTCCTCTTTGGATGAATTGCTTGGCCAACTTCAACTAGTGGCAAGCGATCCAATGAAGGAATACAGCTTCTTGAACGTAATAGTCTGTTTTTTCACCGATTTTCGagattctttaattttgaggCAGCAGCCTGGAAGTGAAGAGGCCATGGACAGAATCAGTAGTAAGAGGAGAGGACAATTAACTTCTACTTCTGCTTCACCACAAACTTTTGAATTCGAGGATATGAGTGACACTTATTGGACGGACAGGGTTATCCAAAATGGAACTGAAGTTCAGCCCCCTCGTAAAACCAGAAAACGTGATTACCAACTTGCAGTGCCAGAGTCGGAAAAGGCTCTTCAAGGGAGTCGGAGGCCATACAAGAAGCGACATTCTGCTGGAAATCATGCTATTTCAGCTGAGAAGTTTACTGGCTCTGTAGATCAGCCATCTCCTGCTGAACTTGTAATGAACTTTTCTGAGGTGGATTCTGTGCCATCAGAAAAGACCTTGAATAACATGTTTAGGCGGTTTGGACCCTTAAGAGAATATGAGACTGAAGTCGACAGGGAGGGTGGTCGTGCAAGAGTCGTTTTCAAAAAATCTTCTGATGCAGAAATTGCTTATGGGGCTGCTGGAAGGTTTAGCATCTTTGGACCAAGACTTGTAAATTACCAGCTCAGCTATGTTCTTTCTACCCTTTTCAAAACTTCTCAAATTCCCAGACTTCAGGATCAGGAAATGCATCTCGATCTTAGCACGTCTCAATTCCAGGAAATGCAACTTGATCTATCCTCTTTCCATGACCATGAAATGCAGCTTGATTTATCTTCAATTCATGACCAGGACATGCAACTTGATCTTTCCTCGATTGGGTACCAGGAAATGGAATCTGTTCTTGGTCCGAACCATGACCAGGAGAGTAAACCTAATTACACTGCTCATCTTGGGGAGATGCAGGCTGGTTTTTCAACAATCCAATATGAGAGGCAATCTGATCTTTCCTCAATGCACGATCAAGAATTGCAAACTGTTTTCGCTTCAAACCAGGAGACACAATCAGATATTGTCACTGCTCAAGACCACGAGTTGTGTCATAACTACACCTCAACTCAGCTTGGGGAGATGCAAGGTGATCATACTCTGACTCCTCATCATGATGAGCTACCCGTTTCTGCCTCAGCCCAGGAGCAGAATATGCAACCAGTTTTTGCCACAATCAAGGAGGAGAAGACACAGCCAGCTATCACTACACTCCAAGAGGAGTCACAGTCAGTTCTTGGCACCATCCAGGAGCAAGAGACGCATGCTATTCTTGACACTGCCCAACTTGGTAGGATGCAAGCTGTTCCTTCCACACCCCAGGAGCACGCTATGCAACCGGTCCTAGCCGCCACAATTCAGGAGAATGCGATGTTGCCAGTTCTTACCTCTGCTCAGGATCATGAGAGGGAACCTCAGGCCACATCAGAGGAGGCGTTGGGGGAACCTGTTCCTGCCATGACAGAAGGGCAAGAAACACAACATTCTCTTGGCACAAAAGAGCAGGCAACTCAATCTGTTACCATTGCAACTCTTGAACAAGGAGACAGACAGCCAGTTGTTTTAATGGGGGAGGCTCAAGGAGAAGCTCAGATGACTCCTGCCTTTACAGAGGGGCAGAAAACACAAGTTCTTGACTCTGCGAAGGAACACGAGTCTGAACTTGATCTTGGCGCAAAAGAGCAGGCCAGTCAATCTGTTACTGTAACTGATGGACAAGACGACACACATCTACTTGTTTTAACTGGTGAGGAGTCTCAAGAGGAGACTCAGTCTATTTCTGCCTCAATGCAGGAGCTGAGGACTGTACCAGATGTTCCCTCAGTCCAGGAGTTGGATCATGATGAGGATGCTGTGCAAGGACAGGAGTTGCAACCTGATCCCGTGACAAGTGAGGAGCATGAGGCTGTGCCAGACTCTTCTACATCCCAGGTGCAGGATGTGCAGTCTAATCATGCTACAGAACTTGAGCAGGATCTGCTTCCTGATAATGCTATAAATGAAGTGccagaggtggattgtgatgatGGCACACATCAGGAGCTGGAGGCACAGCATAGTACTAACAGAAATCAGGAGCTGGAGATGGATATTGCGACAGATCAGGAGCAGGGGAAACAATGTCATGATGCAACAAGTCAGGAGCAGGAGATGAAATGTGACAATGCCACGAGTCACGAGCAGGAACTGCAATGTGCCAATGCCACTAGTCAGGAGCAGCAGTTACGATGTGACAATGCCACAAATCAACAGGAGATGGAATGTGATAATGATGCCGATAAGAAGCCTGTAGCGAAATCTGGTGAGGCTGCATCCAATAAGCAGGATGCACAAACTGATAGTGAGCAACAATTGCAAGCTGATCATGCCACTAACCAGGAGGCAGAATCCAATCTTGCCGCACAAGAGCAGGACATAAAATCTGATGGTGTGGAAAAACATCCTACTCAGGATCAGGCGACGGAATCTGATCTTGCTGCAATCCCAGACTCTGAGACACATCCAGATCCTGTCCCCACGAAGGATCAGGAGATGCAACATAGCCCTTCATCTTTGGAAAAGAACACAGATTAA